A genomic stretch from Thermonema lapsum includes:
- the dndC gene encoding DNA phosphorothioation system sulfurtransferase DndC, with protein MEASQTKIALKDKLYHIEQEIIDQYINDKPNRVWIVGFSGGKDSTLLLQLVWQAIKKLPASERKRPIYVVCNDTLVENPRIVSFIYNTLLKIESAAQQENMPIKVVRTVPKLTDTFWVKLIGLGYPAPNKFFRWCTDRLKINPTTRFIKDVIKATGGAIILLGTRSDESATRAASIKKYEIKSSRLRSHSLPNAYIYAPIKDITTDELWRYLLQVSPPWGGTHRQLAALYKNANGGDCPLVIDTSTPSCGQSRFGCWVCTVVKRDKSMEGLIDTGERWMQPLLEIRDFLVETRDNPEKWRMKKGRDGNEKEGKWGPYKFETRVEILRRLLSAQKELSKVDPNINLISERELAIIQHHWYNDLFFNVKVSDIYKEILQKEFFMSKYDEKLKEELNLLLEICQDAKQVELIKNLLKLYRSKTLYLRKKNILNDFEDLINKSIQVQEEE; from the coding sequence ATGGAAGCATCGCAAACAAAAATTGCCTTAAAAGACAAACTCTATCATATAGAACAAGAAATAATAGACCAATACATAAACGATAAGCCTAATCGAGTGTGGATAGTAGGGTTTAGTGGTGGTAAAGACAGCACACTTTTACTTCAGCTTGTATGGCAAGCTATAAAGAAGCTTCCTGCTTCTGAGAGAAAGCGCCCCATCTACGTAGTATGTAATGACACATTGGTAGAGAACCCTCGCATCGTATCATTCATTTATAATACACTTTTAAAAATAGAGTCTGCAGCACAGCAAGAAAATATGCCTATTAAAGTTGTCCGTACAGTTCCGAAGCTTACCGACACATTTTGGGTTAAACTGATTGGCTTGGGTTATCCAGCCCCAAACAAGTTCTTTAGATGGTGTACGGACCGTTTGAAAATAAACCCTACCACTCGATTTATTAAGGATGTAATAAAGGCAACTGGTGGTGCCATAATCCTATTGGGAACACGCAGTGATGAAAGTGCCACCCGAGCTGCATCAATAAAAAAGTACGAGATTAAAAGTAGCCGTCTCCGCTCCCACTCACTTCCCAATGCATACATTTATGCTCCAATCAAAGATATTACTACCGATGAGCTCTGGCGCTATTTATTACAAGTATCGCCTCCGTGGGGTGGAACCCACAGACAACTTGCTGCCCTCTACAAAAATGCAAATGGAGGTGACTGTCCTTTGGTCATAGACACTTCTACTCCTTCATGTGGACAAAGCCGGTTTGGGTGTTGGGTATGTACGGTAGTCAAACGTGATAAGTCGATGGAAGGATTAATTGATACAGGAGAAAGATGGATGCAGCCCCTCCTCGAAATTAGAGACTTCTTAGTTGAAACGCGCGACAATCCAGAAAAATGGCGGATGAAGAAAGGGCGCGATGGAAACGAAAAAGAAGGAAAGTGGGGTCCTTACAAGTTTGAAACGCGTGTTGAAATATTAAGAAGACTTCTAAGCGCACAAAAAGAACTTTCCAAGGTTGACCCAAATATAAATCTTATATCAGAGAGAGAGTTAGCTATTATCCAACATCATTGGTACAATGACCTTTTCTTTAATGTAAAAGTTTCAGATATTTATAAGGAAATTTTACAAAAAGAGTTCTTTATGAGTAAATATGATGAAAAATTAAAAGAAGAGCTAAATCTACTACTAGAAATCTGTCAAGATGCCAAACAAGTAGAGCTAATTAAAAACCTATTAAAGCTATACAGAAGCAAAACTCTTTATCTTCGTAAGAAAAATATTCTAAATGATTTTGAAGATCTTATCAATAAAAGCATTCAGGTTCAAGAAGAAGAGTAA
- the dndD gene encoding DNA sulfur modification protein DndD, whose amino-acid sequence MKIKEITFYNYRVYKGLNTIDLSVRDGKNIIIVSGNNGYGKTSFLTGLVWCLYGKQMEMVDEMYKKEVDSQGGYQNFFHKSLNRDAKKEGISKYYVEVLMEDVELVDGIYNVRIKREYDIQESTDTLYIKSESEDMPLPDEEYLDEDKNKDYFIRENILPIDIAKFFLFDAEKIVNIAELSLTQQGEELSKAYSQILGIHKYEQISDYLEQLLGKIKRESASPDEVAKFNNLRTQYDTLIEITIPEIKTCIEELKEKKRNLDYQKQEIENSLIEKALGYSEDYINNLRKEEEELKQEESKLKQELLQLYEWTPLASAGNLLLLVKEKIDTELQEKWQEAAEKDIDEKINTIIDKFWEEYKKNTSDEFSLHRRLKNIIEQAIEQAVRETIYELPIENKPTSGTFKLNYTENQKNQIEKLINYIATSFKEVFAKTIEERNMVENRLLEIRNKIKKAEASVNTEETQQLRERKKQKENEIENLLKEIGAKEQELKELENKANKISYDIKKLEEKVKTREEFKKKEKFIKDLRSKLNDFINKFHKKKKETLEQRILAGLKSIMHKTNLIDRVEIQTIERSMSIRLYNSHGEEIPKNSLSKGEQQMLATAILKGLVEESGIEFPVFIDSPMQKFDQLHATNIIEHFYPTISEQVVIFPLLNKELTEKEYQKLIPYIAKSYLIINEDGKSSFEEIAPEELLNTYNKKYLAYDK is encoded by the coding sequence ATGAAAATTAAAGAGATCACATTCTATAACTACAGAGTGTATAAAGGATTAAACACCATTGATCTTAGTGTAAGAGATGGTAAAAATATTATTATTGTTAGCGGTAATAATGGTTATGGGAAAACGTCTTTCTTGACAGGACTTGTGTGGTGCCTATATGGTAAGCAGATGGAGATGGTAGATGAAATGTATAAAAAAGAGGTTGACAGTCAAGGAGGATACCAAAACTTCTTTCATAAATCATTAAATAGGGATGCTAAAAAAGAAGGTATATCAAAATACTATGTTGAAGTTCTTATGGAAGACGTAGAGTTGGTAGATGGAATATACAATGTACGAATCAAACGTGAGTACGATATACAAGAAAGCACCGATACGCTCTATATTAAGTCAGAATCAGAGGACATGCCCCTTCCAGATGAAGAATATTTAGATGAAGATAAAAACAAAGACTATTTTATTAGAGAAAATATCCTTCCAATAGATATAGCCAAGTTCTTTTTATTCGATGCAGAAAAAATAGTAAACATTGCTGAACTATCTCTTACTCAACAAGGCGAGGAACTCAGCAAGGCTTATTCTCAAATCTTAGGAATTCATAAATATGAACAAATTAGCGACTATTTAGAGCAACTTCTGGGTAAAATAAAAAGGGAGTCGGCAAGCCCCGACGAAGTAGCTAAGTTTAACAATTTACGAACTCAATATGATACATTAATAGAGATAACCATCCCAGAAATAAAAACTTGCATTGAAGAACTCAAAGAAAAGAAAAGAAATTTAGACTATCAAAAACAAGAAATAGAAAACTCTCTAATAGAAAAGGCTTTGGGATATAGTGAAGATTATATAAATAACCTTAGAAAGGAGGAAGAAGAGCTAAAGCAGGAAGAGAGCAAGCTCAAACAAGAACTATTACAGCTTTATGAATGGACCCCATTAGCAAGTGCAGGTAATCTACTTTTATTAGTAAAAGAGAAGATAGACACCGAACTACAAGAAAAATGGCAAGAAGCAGCAGAAAAAGATATTGATGAAAAAATAAATACGATAATAGACAAGTTCTGGGAAGAGTATAAAAAGAACACCAGCGATGAGTTTTCTCTCCACCGACGTCTGAAAAATATTATAGAGCAAGCTATAGAACAAGCTGTACGAGAAACCATTTATGAATTACCAATAGAAAATAAACCCACTTCTGGCACATTCAAACTTAACTATACAGAAAATCAAAAGAATCAGATAGAGAAGTTAATTAACTACATTGCGACATCCTTCAAAGAAGTATTTGCAAAGACAATTGAAGAACGAAACATGGTAGAGAATAGGCTTCTCGAAATAAGAAACAAGATAAAAAAAGCTGAAGCGTCGGTTAATACAGAAGAAACCCAACAATTACGAGAAAGAAAAAAGCAAAAAGAAAATGAAATAGAAAATCTATTAAAAGAAATAGGAGCTAAAGAACAGGAACTAAAAGAACTTGAAAACAAAGCAAACAAAATAAGTTATGACATTAAAAAACTGGAAGAAAAGGTAAAAACCCGTGAGGAATTTAAGAAGAAGGAGAAATTCATCAAGGATCTTCGCTCCAAGCTTAACGACTTTATAAATAAATTCCATAAGAAGAAAAAAGAAACGCTAGAGCAACGTATTCTTGCAGGCTTGAAGTCAATTATGCATAAAACCAACTTAATTGACAGAGTGGAGATTCAGACTATCGAACGCTCCATGAGTATTAGGCTATACAATAGTCATGGAGAAGAAATACCGAAGAATTCTCTTAGCAAAGGGGAACAGCAGATGTTAGCTACTGCTATCCTTAAAGGGTTAGTCGAAGAGAGTGGCATTGAGTTCCCTGTATTTATAGACTCACCAATGCAAAAATTCGACCAACTCCATGCTACAAATATTATCGAACACTTTTATCCCACAATAAGTGAGCAAGTTGTAATATTCCCTCTCTTAAATAAAGAGCTGACAGAAAAAGAGTATCAAAAACTTATCCCCTATATTGCTAAAAGCTACCTCATTATAAATGAAGACGGAAAAAGCTCTTTTGAAGAAATAGCACCAGAAGAACTACTAAATACCTACAATAAAAAATACTTAGCTTATGACAAGTAA
- a CDS encoding helicase HerA-like domain-containing protein, with amino-acid sequence MTSNIHIKTSEENQKRISFLTKKIYTDAPENLIARLALVLSLRTGKKIDLETEKKDSKGKEYKEDTLFGKYKDIYVALVCQHYSISPDDPKLPQYVKAHVDHGIELIHNEITTQSSTIRGTDYLLKKVTDGVFELVSIDTLAPTITSPHYSIPGKKHYSAPIKIEIGKLKNGKVLQFEWNNTQFRPNCHIAIAGTSGSGKTRFARHLIKEIVNKTNHQVNFLFIDFKGQGRQQENYSDLFINETNCEYRDLSKSKFPINPLSIINTINESEKISSILRFIDILTKCNPKIGEVQKSHLKTAIKNAIDNLSSGEPLTFNHIYQQLESNKPDSLTELIDRLAELPLFDTQNNAEVINNNYYLSIPSSLPENVRITAVFLVIYYIYHIFIQMEDTPNEQGYQGVRFLLVIDEAHFVFKDKATHSLLEEILRTIRSKGVGIMLISQTITDFVHKSFHLGSACGTNFLFQLKEQKTQTIREFANYPQNLDSKVKQAMEQLKPGEALTNLKEEEGYQLGTPFQTYAI; translated from the coding sequence ATGACAAGTAATATTCATATAAAAACATCAGAAGAAAATCAAAAGAGAATAAGCTTCCTAACCAAAAAAATATATACCGACGCACCAGAGAATCTCATTGCACGCCTTGCATTGGTGCTTTCTCTGCGCACCGGAAAAAAAATAGACTTAGAAACAGAAAAAAAAGATAGTAAAGGGAAAGAATATAAAGAAGACACTCTATTTGGCAAATATAAAGATATTTATGTTGCTTTAGTCTGCCAGCATTATAGTATTTCCCCTGATGACCCTAAGCTACCGCAGTATGTAAAAGCGCATGTAGATCATGGAATAGAACTTATACACAATGAAATCACTACACAGTCCAGCACTATCAGAGGTACAGATTATCTTCTAAAAAAAGTAACCGATGGAGTGTTTGAGTTAGTTTCTATTGATACATTAGCTCCTACTATAACAAGTCCTCATTATAGTATTCCAGGCAAAAAACATTATTCCGCTCCTATTAAAATAGAAATAGGAAAGTTAAAAAATGGTAAAGTACTTCAATTTGAATGGAATAACACACAATTTCGCCCCAACTGCCACATAGCTATTGCAGGAACTTCTGGAAGTGGAAAAACAAGATTTGCCCGCCACCTCATCAAGGAAATAGTAAACAAAACGAACCACCAAGTAAATTTTTTATTTATAGATTTTAAAGGGCAAGGTAGGCAACAAGAGAACTATTCAGATCTGTTTATTAATGAAACGAACTGTGAATACAGAGATTTGTCTAAAAGTAAATTTCCCATTAACCCCTTATCTATTATCAATACAATTAATGAAAGCGAAAAAATATCTTCTATCCTCAGATTCATAGATATTCTTACGAAGTGTAACCCCAAAATCGGTGAAGTACAGAAGTCTCATCTTAAGACAGCTATAAAAAATGCAATCGATAATTTAAGCTCGGGTGAACCTTTAACGTTCAATCATATCTATCAACAACTTGAATCCAATAAACCTGATAGCCTTACTGAATTAATAGACCGCCTGGCAGAACTTCCTCTCTTTGATACACAAAACAATGCAGAAGTCATTAACAATAACTACTATTTAAGCATTCCCAGCAGCTTACCTGAAAATGTTCGGATAACGGCAGTCTTTCTTGTCATATATTATATATATCACATTTTCATTCAAATGGAAGATACTCCTAACGAGCAAGGTTATCAAGGCGTCAGATTTTTGCTGGTTATAGATGAAGCACACTTTGTTTTTAAAGATAAAGCTACCCATAGTCTGCTGGAAGAAATCCTGCGAACTATTCGTAGCAAAGGCGTTGGCATTATGTTAATATCCCAAACCATTACAGATTTTGTGCATAAAAGCTTCCATTTAGGTAGTGCTTGTGGTACCAATTTCCTTTTCCAACTGAAAGAACAAAAAACTCAGACCATCAGAGAATTTGCTAATTATCCTCAGAATTTGGACTCCAAAGTAAAACAAGCCATGGAGCAATTAAAGCCTGGAGAAGCGCTTACTAATTTAAAAGAAGAAGAAGGATATCAGTTAGGTACCCCTTTCCAAACTTATGCAATCTAA
- a CDS encoding cysteine desulfurase family protein has protein sequence MSERRIIYLDNNSTTKVPTEVVNAMLPFFDEIYANSSSRHRFGFLAEQAISKARKQVATLVGASYPEEIVFTSGATEAINQVIKAVLPENTKRRHIVTCQTEHKAILDVCAYAEKVLGYRVTYLPVKDNGLIDLDVLADVLSEDVALVAVMYVNNETGVIQPIQKIAEMSHRVGAICFSDYTQALGKVPVNLSQDGVDIACFNAHKFHGPKGVGGIWCTSKVQDGMRLRISPLLHGGGHEKGKRSGTLNVPAIVGMGVAAEIAFLEMESNIKKMEYLRNFFEDKIKKSIDGVKINSETAPRVCNTSNITINAIDSEALIAALCPEDEGAPWVVISNGSACSSHTIEPSYVLRAMGLSEDDAAGSIRVSLSKFTTEEEIDIAVDRISFAVKELRELAAL, from the coding sequence ATGAGTGAGCGCAGGATTATTTACCTTGATAATAACTCAACAACGAAAGTACCGACTGAGGTGGTAAATGCTATGTTACCGTTTTTTGATGAAATATATGCTAATTCAAGTAGCAGGCATCGTTTTGGTTTTTTAGCAGAACAAGCTATCTCCAAGGCAAGAAAGCAAGTAGCTACATTAGTTGGAGCATCGTATCCAGAAGAGATTGTCTTTACGAGTGGAGCTACTGAAGCTATTAATCAGGTGATTAAGGCGGTGCTTCCTGAGAACACTAAGAGGCGCCACATAGTAACATGTCAAACAGAACATAAGGCTATTCTGGATGTATGTGCTTATGCAGAGAAGGTTTTGGGTTATCGAGTTACATACTTGCCGGTAAAAGATAATGGACTAATAGACCTGGATGTACTCGCTGATGTTTTGTCGGAGGATGTAGCTTTAGTGGCTGTTATGTATGTAAATAACGAAACAGGCGTTATTCAACCAATACAAAAGATTGCCGAAATGTCTCATCGTGTAGGAGCTATCTGTTTTTCTGATTACACGCAGGCTTTAGGGAAGGTTCCTGTAAATTTAAGCCAAGATGGTGTTGATATAGCATGCTTTAATGCGCACAAATTTCATGGTCCAAAAGGTGTTGGTGGAATATGGTGCACTTCAAAAGTTCAGGATGGAATGCGACTAAGGATTTCACCTTTATTACACGGAGGGGGGCATGAGAAGGGTAAAAGAAGCGGTACCTTAAACGTCCCAGCAATTGTAGGTATGGGGGTGGCAGCAGAGATAGCTTTTTTGGAGATGGAAAGCAATATAAAGAAAATGGAGTATTTGAGAAATTTCTTTGAAGATAAGATAAAAAAATCCATAGATGGCGTAAAAATTAATTCAGAGACTGCCCCAAGGGTGTGTAATACAAGTAATATAACTATAAATGCTATTGATTCAGAAGCTTTAATCGCTGCTTTATGTCCAGAGGATGAGGGTGCACCTTGGGTTGTTATAAGTAACGGCAGTGCTTGCAGCTCTCACACCATTGAACCATCCTATGTTTTAAGAGCGATGGGGCTTTCAGAAGATGATGCAGCCGGAAGTATACGGGTATCTTTAAGCAAGTTTACAACTGAAGAAGAAATAGATATTGCGGTTGATAGAATAAGTTTTGCTGTAAAAGAGCTCCGAGAATTGGCTGCATTATAA
- a CDS encoding amidohydrolase family protein codes for MHKLYTLLIFGLLLCLTSLAQNPAPAPSQSRPVVINNATLHLGNGQVMHHAYLAFEKGKITAISQEPIRIEGAEIIDGRNKHVYPGFILPNTTLGLREIDAVRATLDFAEAGQYNPNVRALVAYNTDSEIIPTVRLNGVLIAQSTPRGGVISGTSSIMMLDGWTWEEAVLKADDGIHMNWVPMFQRRGWNGPIEPNKNRDKQLQYIEDFFAEAAAYARQSEPTEVNLKFEAMRGLFDGSKKLYVHADRAREMVEAVQFAKKAGIRHVVLVGAAEAWLISDFLKEQQVAVLLNRVHDLPPYEDSDTDHFYKQAALLFRAGVLVGLQYAGDMEAMGSRNLGFTAGTAAAYGLDPEEALQLITLNNAHILGIDKQVGSLEVGKDATLFISRGDALDMRSNQIERAFIQGRELKLESKQTRLYHIYTQKYGIEE; via the coding sequence ATGCATAAGCTATACACCTTGCTCATATTCGGCTTGCTCTTATGCTTGACAAGCCTTGCGCAAAACCCTGCACCTGCCCCGTCGCAAAGTCGTCCAGTGGTTATCAACAACGCCACACTCCACTTAGGCAATGGGCAAGTTATGCACCATGCCTATTTGGCTTTTGAAAAAGGCAAAATTACTGCCATCAGCCAGGAACCCATCCGCATAGAGGGGGCAGAAATCATAGACGGACGCAACAAGCATGTGTATCCCGGCTTCATCTTACCCAATACCACCTTGGGCTTAAGGGAAATCGACGCCGTGCGTGCTACCCTCGACTTTGCCGAAGCAGGGCAATACAACCCCAACGTGCGTGCTTTAGTAGCCTACAACACCGATTCGGAAATCATCCCTACCGTGCGCCTCAATGGTGTATTGATAGCCCAAAGCACTCCACGCGGCGGGGTCATTTCTGGCACCTCTTCTATCATGATGCTTGACGGCTGGACTTGGGAAGAAGCCGTGCTCAAAGCCGACGATGGTATTCACATGAACTGGGTGCCTATGTTCCAGCGCCGCGGGTGGAATGGTCCTATAGAACCCAATAAAAACAGAGACAAGCAGTTGCAATACATAGAAGACTTTTTTGCCGAAGCTGCCGCCTATGCACGCCAAAGCGAACCGACAGAAGTCAACCTAAAATTTGAAGCCATGCGCGGCTTGTTCGACGGCAGCAAAAAACTGTATGTTCATGCCGACCGCGCACGCGAGATGGTAGAAGCTGTACAGTTTGCGAAAAAAGCAGGCATTCGTCATGTGGTGCTGGTGGGTGCTGCAGAAGCTTGGTTAATTAGCGACTTTCTGAAAGAGCAGCAAGTAGCCGTGTTGCTCAACCGTGTGCATGACCTTCCTCCCTATGAAGACAGCGATACAGACCACTTTTACAAACAAGCAGCCCTTTTGTTCCGCGCCGGTGTGCTGGTGGGGCTGCAATATGCCGGTGACATGGAAGCTATGGGTAGCCGCAACTTGGGTTTTACTGCTGGTACTGCCGCTGCTTATGGCTTAGACCCCGAAGAGGCGCTACAACTGATTACACTCAACAATGCACACATTTTGGGCATAGACAAACAGGTAGGTAGCCTCGAAGTAGGCAAAGATGCCACTTTGTTTATTTCACGCGGCGACGCCCTCGACATGCGCAGCAACCAAATCGAACGGGCTTTCATTCAAGGACGAGAGCTCAAACTAGAAAGCAAACAAACACGTTTGTATCACATATATACCCAAAAATACGGGATTGAAGAATAA